One region of Vigna angularis cultivar LongXiaoDou No.4 chromosome 10, ASM1680809v1, whole genome shotgun sequence genomic DNA includes:
- the LOC108334651 gene encoding galactomannan galactosyltransferase 1, translated as MVTSELSNHHHHQHITNNCPMAKPISRNKNSSIFLSDGCLFLGGALSALILVWGFSSFTTFPNDTLNFETLSQNDAASSRTPDLTFDPPDKTFFDDPQMRYTMGKKVRNWDEKREEWLKLHPSFSAGARERVVMITGSQPEPCRNPIGDHLLLRFFKNKVDYCRLHGYDILYNNALLDPKMFAYWAKYPVVRAAMMAHPEAEWIWWVDSDALFTDMEFKLPLERYKGYNLVVHGWPHLIHEKRSWTGLNAGVFLIRNCQWSLDFMESWASMGPQTPNYEKWGKTLRSTFKDKFFPESDDQTGLAYLIAIEKDKWADRIYLENDYYFEGYWKEIVGTLQNISEKYMEMEKRVRRLRRRHAEKVSESYGDIREEYLKDSGFGKGSLRRPFITHFTGCQPCSGKYNAMYSADDCWNGMHKALNFADNQVMRNYGFQRSDLLLNSVSPLPYDYPHP; from the coding sequence ATGGTAACATCTGAACTCTCtaatcaccaccaccaccagcaCATTACCAACAATTGTCCCATGGCGAAGCCCATTTCCCGAAACAAAAACTCCTCTATATTTCTCTCCGACGGTTGCCTTTTCCTTGGAGGAGCATTATCCGCTCTTATCCTCGTCTGGGGTttctcctccttcaccaccttCCCCAACGACACCCTCAACTTCGAAACCCTTTCCCAAAACGACGCCGCATCGTCCCGCACTCCCGACTTAACTTTCGACCCTCCGGACAAAACTTTCTTCGACGACCCGCAAATGAGGTACACCATGGGCAAGAAAGTCCGGAACTGGGACGAGAAGCGCGAGGAGTGGCTCAAACTCCACCCTTCGTTTTCCGCCGGAGCAAGAGAAAGGGTTGTGATGATCACCGGCTCGCAGCCGGAGCCGTGCCGGAACCCTATCGGCGACCACCTTCTCCTGCGGTTTTTTAAGAACAAGGTGGACTACTGTCGGTTACACGGATACGATATTTTGTACAACAACGCACTCTTAGACCCCAAGATGTTTGCGTATTGGGCCAAGTACCCTGTGGTGCGGGCCGCGATGATGGCCCACCCAGAGGCCGAGTGGATCTGGTGGGTTGACTCGGACGCGTTGTTCACCGACATGGAGTTCAAGCTCCCTCTGGAGCGTTACAAGGGGTACAACCTTGTCGTTCACGGGTGGCCCCACCTGATTCACGAGAAGAGAAGCTGGACGGGCCTGAACGCCGGCGTCTTCTTGATCCGAAACTGTCAGTGGTCTTTGGACTTCATGGAGTCGTGGGCCAGCATGGGCCCGCAGACGCCCAATTACGAAAAATGGGGAAAGACGCTGCGGTCAACTTTCAAGGACAAGTTCTTCCCGGAGTCAGACGATCAGACGGGCCTGGCGTATCTGATCGCGATCGAGAAGGATAAATGGGCGGACAGGATTTACCTGGAGAACGATTACTACTTCGAAGGTTACTGGAAGGAGATCGTGGGAACGCTGCAGAACATCAGCGAGAAATACATGGAGATGGAGAAGAGGGTGCGCAGGTTAAGGAGGCGGCACGCCGAGAAGGTGAGCGAGAGCTACGGTGACATCAGGGAAGAGTATTTGAAGGATTCCGGGTTCGGTAAAGGGAGCTTGCGGAGACCCTTCATCACGCACTTCACCGGATGCCAACCCTGCAGTGGAAAGTACAATGCCATGTATTCCGCCGACGATTGCTGGAACGGAATGCACAAGGCTCTCAATTTCGCCGATAATCAGGTCATGCGCAATTACGGTTTCCAGCGCTCCGATCTACTCCTTAACTCCGTTTCCCCTCTTCCTTATGATTATCCTCATCCATGA
- the LOC108336072 gene encoding heptahelical transmembrane protein 4 isoform X2 yields the protein MGAEDLNLMENEGACRGREGKGRRLWKKVKYQLVEYHSLPGYLRDNEYILGHYRSEWPLKQVLLSMFTIHNETLNVWTHLVGFFIFLALTIYTAMKIPKVVDLNSLQHFPDIMKPDLQKLQSELLTCLPSVPDLHRLREEISSWHIKEHLYNCLPHSVKDDLANIIAPLMIRPITRWPFFAFLGGAMFCLLASSICHLLSCHSERMAYIMLRLDYAGIAALISTSFYPPVYYSFMCYPFFCNLYLGFITVLGIATILVSLLPVFQNPEFRTIRASLFFGMGLSGAAPILHKLFLFWGQPEVFHTTGYEILMGVLYGIGALVYATRIPERWMPGKFDIAGHSHQLFHILVVAGAYVHYRAGLVYLRWRDLQGC from the exons ATGGGGGCTGAGGATTTGAATTTGATGGAGAACGAAGGGGCGTGTCGCGGAAGGGAAGGGAAAGGGAGGAGGCTCTGGAAGAAGGTGAAGTACCAGCTGGTGGAGTACCATTCTTTGCCCGGTTACTTGAGAGACAACGAGTACATTCTCGGTCACTATCGATCTGAATGGCCCCTCAAGCAGGTTCTGCTGAGCATGTTCACCATACACAACGAAACTCTCAACGTTTGGAC GCATTTGGTCGGGTTCTTCATATTTCTGGCATTGACCATATACACTGCCATGAAAATTCCAAAGGTTGTAGATCTTAATTCCCTACAGCATTTTCCTGACATCATGAAGCCCGATCTGCAGAAATTACAGTCAGAACTCTTGACGTGTCTCCCTTCCGTTCCCGATTTACACAGACTCAGAGAGGAAATCTCAAGTTGGCATATTAAAGAACATCTGTATAATTGTTTGCCT CATAGCGTAAAGGATGACCTGGCGAACATAATAGCACCACTTATGATTAGACCAATTACAAGGTGGCCTTTTTTCGCATTTTTAGGGGGTGCCATGTTTTGCTTGCTAGCTAGCAGTATTTGCCATCTTCTATCGTGTCACTCTGAGCGGATGGCATACATCATGCTGAGGCTTGACTATGCTGGAATTGCAGCCCTCATATCCACCTCTTTCTACCCTCCAGTATATTACTCTTTTATGTGTTATCCATTTTTCTGCAACCTTTACTTAGGATTTATCACCGTATTGGGTATTGCCACCATCTTGGTTTCTCTGCTTCCAGTGTTCCAAAATCCTGAATTCCGCACCATCCGAGCATCTCTCTTCTTCGGAATGGGTTTGTCCGGAGCAGCACCTATACTGCACAAACTTTTTCTATTCTGGGGCCAGCCAGAAGTATTTCACACAACCGGATACGAGATCCTGATGGGTGTTCTCTATGGAATTGGTGCACTGGTTTATGCCACTAGGATTCCAGAACGATGGATGCCTGGGAAGTTTGACATTGCCGGACATAGTCACCAATTGTTTCATATATTGGTGGTGGCTGGAGCATATGTTCATTATCGGGCTGGGTTGGTTTATCTCAGGTGGCGTGATCTTCAAGGTTGCTGA
- the LOC108335562 gene encoding VQ motif-containing protein 29, which translates to MEAYSSSYPVSKSNSMLHSVRKAQAKPWKKAPVAPPAPTPIRVYKVDAINFRDLVQRLTGAPEFNPELHNQLFQRVSPIATAPPQAMLPSRDNIVAPSSTVSSANWYQEQKPQTLEFNLSSSSSHNWCSVPRTTQGTMATLEPGRVL; encoded by the coding sequence ATGGAAGCTTATTCCAGCTCTTACCCTGTGTCCAAGTCTAATTCTATGCTTCATTCTGTGAGGAAGGCACAAGCAAAACCGTGGAAGAAAGCGCCGGTGGCACCACCGGCACCGACACCGATCAGAGTGTACAAGGTGGATGCTATCAACTTCCGCGACCTTGTTCAGCGGCTTACGGGTGCACCTGAATTCAACCCTGAACTTCATAATCAACTTTTCCAAAGGGTTTCACCTATTGCTACCGCGCCCCCACAGGCAATGTTGCCAAGCAGAGACAACATCGTTGCACCGTCCTCAACTGTGTCCTCCGCTAACTGGTACCAGGAGCAGAAACCTCAAACATTGGAGTTTAATTTatcatcttcctcttctcaTAACTGGTGCTCTGTCCCTCGTACCACCCAAGGAACCATGGCCACCTTGGAACCGGGTCGGGTTCTTTAG
- the LOC108336072 gene encoding heptahelical transmembrane protein 4 isoform X4, producing the protein MFQNPEFRTIRASLFFGMGLSGAAPILHKLFLFWGQPEVFHTTGYEILMGVLYGIGALVYATRIPERWMPGKFDIAGHSHQLFHILVVAGAYVHYRAGLVYLRWRDLQGC; encoded by the exons A TGTTCCAAAATCCTGAATTCCGCACCATCCGAGCATCTCTCTTCTTCGGAATGGGTTTGTCCGGAGCAGCACCTATACTGCACAAACTTTTTCTATTCTGGGGCCAGCCAGAAGTATTTCACACAACCGGATACGAGATCCTGATGGGTGTTCTCTATGGAATTGGTGCACTGGTTTATGCCACTAGGATTCCAGAACGATGGATGCCTGGGAAGTTTGACATTGCCGGACATAGTCACCAATTGTTTCATATATTGGTGGTGGCTGGAGCATATGTTCATTATCGGGCTGGGTTGGTTTATCTCAGGTGGCGTGATCTTCAAGGTTGCTGA
- the LOC108334585 gene encoding uncharacterized protein LOC108334585, translating to MSWFARTIANSLRLDDDDIDDDNGGNLKSPPQKPESEPVQPDSASTPSPTARGVKEDFNELTKSFSRQIWGVASFLAPPPDPQPRTPDADPTSSEEDIIAGIRNDFAEIGGKFKSGISKISGNKTVSEFTKIASNFLQLGSQEEYDLEGIVGVTEDVVAFARSVALHPETWLDFPLPDDADSDDFDLSDAQHEHALAVEHLAPSLAALRMELCPGYMSDGNFWKIYFVLLHPRLSKSDADILSTPQIVEARAMLTQALDKRGKEKKESELSAGGNIPPKEEEQHLLVPNSSPLESLPLQASVVEAVPSMVTSDIEMEKNATQSDVPEIIVKSVAKEEPVKPSAEQSASGSSNRFLDETYEDDADDWLKEEDSSEMVGPSGTYIQTGNDEDVSFSDLEEDDVDVHESNKKTRSGSDSSTKDSRDWVQLGRSSPSSDKDRFSVESKHAGSEHSSSRNSVTKESNDWLNVDDIDVI from the exons ATGTCGTGGTTTGCAAGGACAATCGCAAACTCACTCAGACTCGACGACGACGATATCGACGATGACAATGGCGGTAACCTAAAATCCCCTCCGCAGAAACCCGAATCAGAACCCGTTCAACCCGATTCCGCATCCACTCCCAGTCCCACCGCGCGCGGGGTCAAAGAGGATTTCAACGAGCTCACCAAATCCTTTTCCCGCCAGATATGGGGCGTCGCCTCCTTCCTCGCCCCGCCGCCTGATCCTCAACCCCGTACTCCCGACGCCGATCCCACCTCCTCCGAGGAAGATATTATCGCCGGAATCCGTAACGATTTCGCCGAGATTGGTGGCAAGTTCAAGAGCGGGATCTCCAAAATTTCTGGCAATAAGACGGTATCTGAATTCACCAAGATTGCTTCGAATTTCCTTCAGCTTGGATCCCAAGAGGAATACGATCTGGAAGGCATTGTCGGAGTTACCGAGGACGTGGTTGCCTTTGCCAGAAGCGTAGCGCTGCATCCAGAAACTTGGCTCGATTTTCCTCTTCCTGACGATGCTGATTCTGATG ATTTTGATTTGTCCGATGCGCAACATGAGCACGCTTTAGCTGTTGAACATCTGGCACCAAGCTTAGCTGCTCTTAGAATGGAACTGTGCCCCGGATACATGAGTGATGGTAACTTTTGGAAGATTTATTTTGTACTCCTGCATCCTAGACTCAGCAAAAGTGATGCTGATATTTTATCCACCCCCCAa ATAGTGGAAGCTAGAGCAATGTTAACTCAGGCCTTAGACAAAAGAGgtaaggaaaagaaagaatcGGAGCTATCTGCCGGAGGCAATATTCCTCCAAAAGAGGAGGAGCAACATCTCCTTGTGCCAAACAGTTCTCCACTTGAATCTCTACCTCTTCAGGCATCTGTTGTTGAAGCAGTCCCATCTATGGTTACCTCTGATATTGAAATGGAGAAAAATGCAACTCAAAGTGATGTTCCAGAAATTATTGTCAAGTCCGTGGCTAAAGAGGAACCGGTAAAACCATCTGCAGAGCAATCAGCATCTGGTTCAAGCAATAGATTTTTGGATGAAACCTATGAGGACGATGCCGATGATTGGCTGAAAGAAGAGGATAGTTCTGAAATGGTTGGTCCCAGTGGAACTTATATTCAAACTGGTAATGATGAGGATGTGTCATTCAGTGATCTTGAGGAGGACGATGTTGATGTACATGAAAGTAATAAGAAAACTAGATCAGGTTCTGACTCTTCAACAAAAGACTCCCGAGATTGGGTTCAGTTAGGTAGAAGTTCTCCTAGCTCTGATAAGGATAGGTTCTCTGTTGAAAGCAAACATGCTGGTTCTGAGCATTCAAGTTCTCGTAATTCTGTGACCAAGGAGTCCAATGATTGGCTTAACGTTGATGACATTGATGTAATATGA
- the LOC108336072 gene encoding heptahelical transmembrane protein 4 isoform X3 has product MAPQAGSAEHVHHTQRNSQRLDHSVKDDLANIIAPLMIRPITRWPFFAFLGGAMFCLLASSICHLLSCHSERMAYIMLRLDYAGIAALISTSFYPPVYYSFMCYPFFCNLYLGFITVLGIATILVSLLPVFQNPEFRTIRASLFFGMGLSGAAPILHKLFLFWGQPEVFHTTGYEILMGVLYGIGALVYATRIPERWMPGKFDIAGHSHQLFHILVVAGAYVHYRAGLVYLRWRDLQGC; this is encoded by the exons ATGGCCCCTCAAGCAGGTTCTGCTGAGCATGTTCACCATACACAACGAAACTCTCAACGTTTGGAC CATAGCGTAAAGGATGACCTGGCGAACATAATAGCACCACTTATGATTAGACCAATTACAAGGTGGCCTTTTTTCGCATTTTTAGGGGGTGCCATGTTTTGCTTGCTAGCTAGCAGTATTTGCCATCTTCTATCGTGTCACTCTGAGCGGATGGCATACATCATGCTGAGGCTTGACTATGCTGGAATTGCAGCCCTCATATCCACCTCTTTCTACCCTCCAGTATATTACTCTTTTATGTGTTATCCATTTTTCTGCAACCTTTACTTAGGATTTATCACCGTATTGGGTATTGCCACCATCTTGGTTTCTCTGCTTCCAGTGTTCCAAAATCCTGAATTCCGCACCATCCGAGCATCTCTCTTCTTCGGAATGGGTTTGTCCGGAGCAGCACCTATACTGCACAAACTTTTTCTATTCTGGGGCCAGCCAGAAGTATTTCACACAACCGGATACGAGATCCTGATGGGTGTTCTCTATGGAATTGGTGCACTGGTTTATGCCACTAGGATTCCAGAACGATGGATGCCTGGGAAGTTTGACATTGCCGGACATAGTCACCAATTGTTTCATATATTGGTGGTGGCTGGAGCATATGTTCATTATCGGGCTGGGTTGGTTTATCTCAGGTGGCGTGATCTTCAAGGTTGCTGA
- the LOC108336072 gene encoding heptahelical transmembrane protein 4 isoform X1 — MGAEDLNLMENEGACRGREGKGRRLWKKVKYQLVEYHSLPGYLRDNEYILGHYRSEWPLKQVLLSMFTIHNETLNVWTHLVGFFIFLALTIYTAMKIPKVVDLNSLQHFPDIMKPDLQKLQSELLTCLPSVPDLHRLREEISSWHIKEHLYNCLPVRFSSSNHTDVCVLHSVKDDLANIIAPLMIRPITRWPFFAFLGGAMFCLLASSICHLLSCHSERMAYIMLRLDYAGIAALISTSFYPPVYYSFMCYPFFCNLYLGFITVLGIATILVSLLPVFQNPEFRTIRASLFFGMGLSGAAPILHKLFLFWGQPEVFHTTGYEILMGVLYGIGALVYATRIPERWMPGKFDIAGHSHQLFHILVVAGAYVHYRAGLVYLRWRDLQGC, encoded by the exons ATGGGGGCTGAGGATTTGAATTTGATGGAGAACGAAGGGGCGTGTCGCGGAAGGGAAGGGAAAGGGAGGAGGCTCTGGAAGAAGGTGAAGTACCAGCTGGTGGAGTACCATTCTTTGCCCGGTTACTTGAGAGACAACGAGTACATTCTCGGTCACTATCGATCTGAATGGCCCCTCAAGCAGGTTCTGCTGAGCATGTTCACCATACACAACGAAACTCTCAACGTTTGGAC GCATTTGGTCGGGTTCTTCATATTTCTGGCATTGACCATATACACTGCCATGAAAATTCCAAAGGTTGTAGATCTTAATTCCCTACAGCATTTTCCTGACATCATGAAGCCCGATCTGCAGAAATTACAGTCAGAACTCTTGACGTGTCTCCCTTCCGTTCCCGATTTACACAGACTCAGAGAGGAAATCTCAAGTTGGCATATTAAAGAACATCTGTATAATTGTTTGCCTGTAAGATTTTCCAGTAGCAATCATACTGATGTGTGTGTTCTG CATAGCGTAAAGGATGACCTGGCGAACATAATAGCACCACTTATGATTAGACCAATTACAAGGTGGCCTTTTTTCGCATTTTTAGGGGGTGCCATGTTTTGCTTGCTAGCTAGCAGTATTTGCCATCTTCTATCGTGTCACTCTGAGCGGATGGCATACATCATGCTGAGGCTTGACTATGCTGGAATTGCAGCCCTCATATCCACCTCTTTCTACCCTCCAGTATATTACTCTTTTATGTGTTATCCATTTTTCTGCAACCTTTACTTAGGATTTATCACCGTATTGGGTATTGCCACCATCTTGGTTTCTCTGCTTCCAGTGTTCCAAAATCCTGAATTCCGCACCATCCGAGCATCTCTCTTCTTCGGAATGGGTTTGTCCGGAGCAGCACCTATACTGCACAAACTTTTTCTATTCTGGGGCCAGCCAGAAGTATTTCACACAACCGGATACGAGATCCTGATGGGTGTTCTCTATGGAATTGGTGCACTGGTTTATGCCACTAGGATTCCAGAACGATGGATGCCTGGGAAGTTTGACATTGCCGGACATAGTCACCAATTGTTTCATATATTGGTGGTGGCTGGAGCATATGTTCATTATCGGGCTGGGTTGGTTTATCTCAGGTGGCGTGATCTTCAAGGTTGCTGA
- the LOC108335535 gene encoding uncharacterized protein LOC108335535 — MNPDDRKRRFNEAIVNMLYPSSSPQSERELEPAEPLIEESAADVISGALDHCDNNSSTSVEEEHDSETEKLSRAQRKKIRKKKLKEEVVHRGKLIGPLLPLTSTQVTRDAPPVRSNASEEGGVADCGGKSGKVKHRRMAKRLAKQKGNASTLDNTNQSSAEDLKEARL, encoded by the exons ATGAATCCTGATGACAGAAAACGCAGGTTCAATGAAGCCATCGTTAATATGCTATATCCCTCCTCCTCTCCTCAG AGCGAACGAGAGTTGGAACCTGCGGAACCCTTGATCGAAGAGTCTGCTGCTGACGTTATTTCAG GTGCTTTGGATCATTGTGACAACAATTCCTCGACTAGCGTTGAAGAAGAGCATGACTCGGAGACAGAGAAGCTCAGCAGGGCCCAGCGAAAGAAAATTCGGAAGAAGAAACTGAAGGAAGAAGTCGTCCATCGCGGAAAACTTATTGGACCGTTGTTGCCTCTGACTTCCACTCAAGTTACACGTGATGCTCCACCTGTTCGATCAAATGCTTCTGAAGAAG GTGGTGTGGCGGATTGTGGTGGTAAATCAGGAAAAGTGAAGCACCGTAGGATGGCAAAAAGGCTTGCCAAACAAAAGGGAAATGCCTCTACTTTGGACAACACAAATCAAAGTTCCGCTGAGGACCTAAAAGAAGCCCGTTTATAA